Part of the Pedobacter roseus genome is shown below.
TCCACTTTCTTTGGCTTCTCTTATTGCCTGAGCAACATACCTGTCCATAAAATCAGGAATAAAGACATAAAAATCGATCAGCCATACCACAACATATATACTTGATGCAATCAAACTGATCAATAGCCCGATTTTTAGCGCTTTACCAAAGGTAATTGATCCATCGTTGTACTTATCACGGTAATTTTTAATTCCTACAAAAATGAAAGAGAAAGCTAAGACCATGGAAGCATAACCGATAAGCATGCTGTGTTCAAGGTTCGGGTCGTTATAACATCTCGATATTGAAATTATCATTAATACCGATACGATTAAACCGGCAATTAGTCCAAATACAATTACATTCTTTTTCATGTCTGATTTTTTTATTGGTTTAGACCACAAAATTGCTTGGATTAATTTTTTTCACCTTCATACTTTAGGGTGAATTTCTGAAAACCGGCTTTTTTAATACTAAAGTACCAATATAATCAAGCAATTAGGCTAAGTTTTTTGGCAGCTTCTATAGCCTGTGTTCGGCGTTTCACTTCTAATTTTTCGAAAAGCCTGGCATTATGCGTTTTGATAGTGTTCAATGAAACAAACAAGCGCTCTGCTATCTCCTGATTGCTCAATCCTTCCGATATCAATTGTAAAACTTCCAGTTCTCTTTTGCTGATATTTAGCCTGGTTAGTGCTGATTCGTTAAGAATGAACTTTTCAGGCTGCTCAATAAAAACCTGTTTCTCGATCAGTATGGTTTTGGGTTTGGTTAATTTTAAGGCCAGCCAAGTGCCTAAAGCAGTAAAAATTATAGCGATTGAACCTGCATAAATTTCGAAGGCATGATTGATGATAAGAAAACGGAGCTCTAACCACTTCAATAAAAAAAGTAATACCGCAAGGAACACCCCATATAAGATTATACTTTTATTTTTAGTAAGAAAGTTTGTTGAGCCCGGCATTGGATGATCGTTTAATCAAAAATAGGAAATTTAGTTTTAAGTCGGGAGGGTGAAAGTGCAACGGTTAGGTTAATGAAGGAAGAGTGTAAGATGGAAAATGTAAGACGGATGATGGATTTTACATTTAACTCTGTGTCTTCTGTGCCTTTTCTTTGTGATCTCTGTGGTAAAAAAATGAGGGATTACAATGAGTACTATTATCTACATCGTGGTTAAAAAACACGTCCAATAACCCGCAAATTAATTTTTTGAACGAAAGCCGTAATTTTCTGGTGACTTTAATCACAGAAAAGCGATAAAGATTATAAATTAGCAAAAAAATAAATAGCTGTACCTATGAAAATTACGCTTTATGCACTCTTTCTTTCCGTTGTTTTATTTGGCTGCGGAGGCAATTCAGAAAAAACTTTTAAAGCACGCGCATTTTCGGCGAGTGATGATTTTAACGTATTTCCAAAATCAACAAAAGACATATTAACCATCGTAAAAACCGATTCAGGGAAAATAGCCGCTGCTGATCGTTTCGCCATTAATACCAGAGATACCACCATTACCATTGATGATGCGCCTAATGCTGAAACAAAGAAATTTAAGGTTGCTTCTTTCATCAATACACAAAAAACAGCAGTTTTAGTTCAGAGTGACAATGGAAAAGATAAAATGAGCCCTTTTTATATTATTTATGTAAACGGCGGTAAAACGGAAGTGGTGAGTTTGAACAAGCCATCAAAAGGGCCTGAGGATCAAAAATATACCAATGGTTTAGAAGAATTAACCAGAAGTAATCTGTTGGTCAACAACGATTTCTTTATCACCACAATTAACTCAAGGGTATATCCCATCAAACGTCAAAAAGAAGATGAGCGCATCCAGGGAAAATTCTTTATGTACTCGAGCGATAAAACCACATTGGCATTTTTAACGGCTAATGCTTTATACCAGGTAAATACCAAAACCGGTGAAACCTTTAACCTGCCTTTGCCTGCATCATTAACCAGTCAGCCTGAAACCCTTGTAGGAAATATTCAAAGAGATTATACCTGGGTGCCAAATGAGCATGGAACATCTTTTTTAAAGAAAAATGCTGATGACGACCGCATCGTTGACATTAAAGAATTTAAACACTAAGTATTTAAACGTGAAGACCCGTGGTAGGTATCCTTACGAACCACTCCACATCATTTAATTTTAATCAGCCAGGATTAAACCACCATTGTTCTAAAGGTGAGGTTTATTCTTGGCTGATTTACTTTTTTAGTAGGAGGCAGGCGGTGCAGCCAGTTCGTTTGCGTTTCATCTTTCATCACCAGCAAGCTGCCGTGCTCTAAAAATAAAGTAACCGTTTCTTTGCTCTGCTTGTGTTTGAAGAGAAATCTCCTTTCGGCGCCAAAACTTAAAGATGCAATGGCCGAATCTTTCGCCAGAGCTTTTTCATCATCACTGTGGTAAGCCATGCCTTCATCTCCGTTATGATATAAATTTAGTAAACAAGAGTTGTACGTTACGCCCGTTTGTTCTTCCGAAATTCTTTTAAGTTCAATCAGTTCTCTTGTCCATGGTAAAGCTGTTTTAGATTTATTAGAATAGGTGTAAGAATAGGATTCATCCCCATACCAGGCCACTTTTCTTTTGGTGATAATGTGTTTGCCCATAATAAAAGCTTCATCATTTTTCCACTCAACGGTATTCATCAATACATCGAAATAGTGATCTGCTTCTTGTTGTGAAAATAATTTTGCGAAATAATTTACCGTTCCATCATACGGAAGCAGGTTTTGGTCGGTATTTATTGCTGTATTAAATAAATCTAATGTTTGTATGTTGTTTTTAGCCATTTTTATCCTTGATTAATTTTTGCCGCTTCCCATCCAATTATTGCTGTTTTTCTGTTCACCCCCCAATGGTACCCACCTAAAGCCCCACTGGTTTGAATTACCCTATGACAAGGAATTAAAAAAGCTACCGGATTATCGCCAATGGCTGTGCCAACCGCTCTCGATGCATTAGGATTTTGAAGTTGTTTAGCAATGCTACCATAAGTGCTTAGTTTACCCATCGGGATTTTGAGCAGGGCTTCCCATACTTTTAACTGAAAATCTGTGCCTTTCAGATGCAGTTTAATCTGGTGTAATTTGCTCCAATCGTGATTAAAGATGTATAATGCATTTTGTTGCTCTTTGTCTAGTATCAGTTGGTATTTAGCAGCCGGAAACTGACGTTGAAGATTGTTGAAAGCAAGCTTTTCATCATCATAAAAAGCAATGTGGCATATCCCTTTCGGAGTACTGGCTACAATAATATTTCCAAACGGACTTTCCGCAAAACTGTAATTGATATGGAGGTTTTCGCCGCCATTTTTATATTCCCCAGGCGTCATACCTTCAATATTTACAAAGAGATCATGCAACCTGCCCGTGCCTGATAAGCCTGTTTCTAAGGCCGTATCAAATAAACTGTGATTTTCCTTCAGCATTTCTTTAGCATAACCAATGCTGATGTACTGTAAAAAACGTTTCGGCGTGGTACCAGCCCATTCGCTAAACAACCTTTGAAAATGAAAAGGACTTAAATTTACTTTTTCTGCAATTTCTTCCAAACCAGGCTGCGCTTTAAAATTAGCTTTAATATAACTAATCGCTTCAGCTATCCTGTTAAAATTGATTTCTTCTTGTGCTTTCATGGTATTGAATAATTTATATCCAAAAGTAGTATGGAAAGAAAAGGTAAGCTACCCGAAACTTGCTCAGTTTAATTTAGCCAAAACATTCAAAAACATAATTGATTAGCATCTTTTATCATTAAGCAGTTAAGATCATTAAAGAATTTTGCGAGATGTCAGTCTTGTCGAACTATATTTCTTCAATAATCGATTGCCCTTCCGATTGATCTCCTGAAGTCCATCTCCATGTTTCATGAAGCCTGATTTTACCATTTGCCAATTGTTCTGGCTTCGAGTTACAAATTCCGGTCATAAGTTCGCCTTTGTCGTTTACCTGCTGGTAACGCATATCGATATGGCCATTTTCATCAACTATTCCGATTAAATTCCCACAGACAATCTTACCTCCGGCATATTCAGAAGTCAGGATATTTCCGGTTTGTTTATATTTAAAGATAGTTTCACCAGAAGTCTCTCCATTTTCGGTATTACTAACCGGCCTGAAGCACTTGTTATCGTAGTTTATCATAATTGATAAAACTAAACATCTCGTCAGGAATAAAAAAATCAAAACGTTATGCGAGCCATAGATTTTCTTCTCTTTTCACTATCAATATTTTTTCATCCTTTAAAGCCAGGTAACCATACTCATAGCAGAAAATATAACAATTTCCATTTTGAGTTTCGTAATAGTAAGTATGGTAATCAAAATTAAAACCTGCTGATAACAGCTTTTTACGGCTGATCTTTGCTTTACCATTCGGGTTAAATTGTGCGAGGATGGTACGGTTCTTTTTTAAAATACTGTTAATCCGCCTAAGCACCAGATTATCCTCGGTTTTTAAGTGGTTGTTATAATTGTTGCGACAAGAATCGTCGCAGAATTTTTTGTCGGTTCTACCTTTAATTGGGGTTCCGCAATCTAAACATAAGCGTTCCATAATAATATATTTTTTTTTATTATGGGATGATGATCTAAAAATATAAAATAAAATGATTGAAAGAAAAAAATATAAACCTCATCTGAAGTCCGAAATGCACATTATCCGTGTATAAACGTTTATAAACGACTATAAGCGCTTACCATCCGACTAATTTTTCATGTTGTTTGCAATTTTGTTCAGTCGGTTGTCGTGGTGGCAACTGTTCTTTAAATATTTAGAAACTTAATTTTTAGAAATCATGGAAAGTGCCATTAACAAAGTAGTATTGAGTGGGTTTGCAGGAGCAGATGCAGAAGTGAAAACAGTTATGAATCAAAAATTAGCGAAGGTTAACCTGGCTGTAAATGAATCTTATAAAAACTCTTCTGGTGAGGAAATCAAAAAGGTACAATGGTTTAATTTAACTTTTTGGAATGCGAAAGCGGACATTGCTGAAGCGCAGATCAAAAAGGGTACTGGCTTGACAATAGAAGGAAGATTGCAGACCAACACTTATGATGCGAAGGATGGAACAAAGCGTTACAGTTTTGATATTATTGTAAGCGAGGTGACCATAAGGGAGAATGAGAAACAGAACGCCGTTTAAGTAATGCTCTACCGCATCCTGTAAAGTTCTGGTTTACAGGTGCGGCTTATACATTATAATTTTACAGAAAGTCCGGTATAGAAATTGATTCCCGCGGCGGGGTTAAAATACCTTCCATTTGCCGCGTTTAAGTCATTACCCAAACTGTAATTTACATTAAGCACGTTATTTACTCCTGCAAACAAATCTAAATGGGTTTTATTGATTCTTAAATTTCTGATGCCCAGTTTGCTTTCAACAAGGTGATACCTTTTCGCAAAAACAGTATTTGCATCGTTTAAGGGGATCGAAGAAGTATAGTTATGCTGTACAAATAGGTAAAATGCTTTAGGAAAGTTAAACTCTAAACTATTGACCAGGATACTCTCCGGAACGCCGGTAAGTTTATTGCCGCTAAAAGCAGTTGTGCCGCTTACGAAATCTTCAAATCTAAAATGGCTAAAAGTATAATTACTTCTCCATTGTAAACCTGTTAAAAAGGAGGCATCATTTCTGACAATCCATAAGGTTGTTTCCAGTTCGATGCCCTGCTGTTTTGTTCCACCCGCATTGATAAAATATTCGGCATCATTTTGATTTAACCTTCTCACAATGGCATCCTTTAAATGGTAACTGAATATATTTGCGTTGGCATAAAGGCGGTTGTTTTTGGTTTTATAACGCAGACCTAGTTCATAATTCCAGCCGAGTTCTGCCTGCAGGTTATTATTGATGTTGTTATCAGATGACCTTACTTCGGCAATGGTTGGTGGCGAATAACCCTTACTTACCGAAGCCCTTGCCGAAAAATCAGAAGTGATGAGGTAAGATATTGCAGCCTTTGGCATAAACTGGGTATCAAATTTTCTTTGTTTTGAGGCAATAACGACTGGGAAATAACTTTCATAATCGTATCTGTAAAAATTTAAACTCGAAGCAAGTTCGATCAGGAATTTATTGCTGATATCGAAATTTAACCTCAAATAGGCAAAATCCTGACTAGCTTTTAAACGGTCTGAAGCTTGCATTGCGGTAGCCTCGCCACCGTTATTATTGAAATTTTTTATCTGGCTTTTGGTGGCTGAACTCTCTAACCCGATTTGAGCGTTAAATTTAAAATCTTCTTTTGCCCGTGTATAATCCAAAAATGTCCTTAAACCCAATGTGCTTTCATAACGTTTTTCATAATTGGTAATGAATGGATTTTTGAAATCAGTATAGGCGGTAAATAAAGCTATAACATGTTTTAAATTCGGATTGATCTGATAAGAATTGGATACCCCCCCAAAAATGGTTTTATTATAAATAGCAGCCTGCTGTGAAATAGCCCCAGGTATAGTTGGAGTAGCCGGACGTGCCAGTTTAGGATCCTGTTCCAATTGACTAGCGGTTAATCCTCCCGGTGTGTTATAACCTAAATCGCTATAAAATGCAAAAGCTTTTAAACTGCCTCTATTATTGTAATTCCATTGCTGAAAAGTCTGAAAATATTTTCTGTCCATCGCACTGTTCTGGCGATAACCATCGCTTTTTTGATAACCTTCGCTAAAACTGAAACTATAATTTTTAAACTGGTGTTTAATGGCTGCCGTTTGATGAAAGAGGCCATAAGAACCTGTAATAGCAGAAACATTGATTTCATTATTGCCTAAAGCTGGAGGATTGATCAAAAGGGCGCCACCTGTATTTGCCCGAATATACTGGCTTCCGGCCCTTTGTAAATCTCCATCGTACCAACGGCAGCCACATCCAACGCATTTAAATAGGTATTGCCCCCTGCATCGGTTAAAGGGAAATCATCAACATAAATTTTAATATTTCTGATGCCGAATGGTGAACGTAATAAACTTCCACGAAGGGATAAACGGTAACTGCCCGGAGAGCGTTCTTCCATTCTGACTCCCGGAGTGGCGTTTAGTGTGCTGACCAAAGAACTGCTTTGCTGATTACGGATCAAATTGCTATCAATTAAGCTCACTGCCGATACCGATCTTAACAAAGGCTGGCGGTTATAATAACCTTTTACGGTCACATCTTCCAGTTTTTTGGTTGAATCGGGTTTAACCGTTTGGGCTAATGCTGTAAATGCGGATAAAGTATAGAGTAGGGTAAATTTTAATTTCAAGGGAACACGGATTGATGTTTTAACCACAGATTGGCAGATAAATTTACCGTATATTCTGCTAATCTGTGGTTAATTGATAAACTATTTTGCTGCTACCTTCCAAATTACGCCGCTAACATCATCGGCTACCAATAAAGCACCATCTGGTGTGAGTGTAACACCAACCGGACGACCATACACTTCTGCCTTGTCTGCATCAGCAATAAAACCGGTTAAAAAATCTTCAGGTTTTCCTGTTGGCTTTCCAGCTTTAAATGGTACAAAAGCGACTTTGTAACCAGAAATTGCAGACCTGTTCCATGATCCATGCTGACCTATAAAGGCACCGCCCTGATATTTTTGAGGAAATTTTGTGGCTTTATAAAAGGCGAGGCCCAAAGAAGCGGTATGTGCACCAAGAGCTACATCGGGAGCAATGGCTTTTTTAACCATTTCAGGGTTTTTGCCCTTTAATCTTGGATCTTCATTTTGTCCGTAATAAGAGAAGGGCCATCCATAAAATGCGCCTGGTTTAACGCTGGTAATGTAATCAGGAACAAGATCGTCGCCAAGGCCATCACGTTCGTTAACAGCTGTCCACAGCATGTTGGTTGTTGGTGCCCAATCTACCCCTACAGGGTTACGTAAGCCACTGGCATAAATTTTTTCACCAGTTCCATCCGGATTAATTTCTAATATATTGGCTCTTCTCACTTCGTTTTCCATTCCGTTTTCGCCAACATTACTACCCGATCCAACAGTTATATAAATCTTGCTTTTATCAGCATTGGTGATCAGGTTTCTTGTCCAGTGGTTGTTATAACCACCAGCGGGAAGGCTCAGGATCTTTTTACCTGTTGCGGTTATTTTGGTGTCGCCGGTTTTATAAGGATATTGCCACAAACCATCGGTATTGGCTACATAAAATGAATTGCCGATAATCAGCATGCCGAAGGGCTGGTTCAGGCCATTTAAAAAGGTGGTTACAGTTTCCGGTTTGCCATCTTTATTATCGTCCCTGTAGAGCAAAATGGTATTGGCACTTTTTCCGGGAACTTCCGATTTGGCTTTCCCGGTAACCGTATTGGCAACAGATTCTGCTGCGCTTCTTTCAGAATTGGAAAGTGCTACCAGTACATCTCCATTTGGTGCAATATAGGTATTCCGCGGGCTTTTGATATTGGACGCAAATTTGGTCACCACAAACCCCTCCGGGGCAATTGGTGTTTTCCCCTCTGGCCAGCCAATTACCTTGCTAAACTTGCTCTTAGCTGCATTCGTGTCAGGTGCAGGCAAATCTAACGCTCCATTTTTGGTGGTTACCGTAGTATCTTCGCCCTGAGGTTGCTTATTAGAATTGGATTGGCACCCCAGAAAAACCGAAGTTGAAAGGATTGCTGTGTAGAAAATTTTATTTTTCATGTGAACTGGTTTTATTAGTTTTCATGAAATAAACATCGAAATGAGAGGAGATGTTTTTGATCCGGCCATAATTGCCACAACCGCAAATAAAAAAAGGAAAGTACCCGAAAGTACCTTCCATAGGAGAGAGCGCTCCTTATTTTCCTTTGAAGATATTCAGTTTGTACTGATAGGTAACAAGGAAGTATCGTTTTAATATTTCTCTATCGGAGATGTTAACAGCATTGTTATAGGCATACCTGCTTACCGAAATGTTCTGATCGAAAAGATCGTACACGGAGATTTTTAATTGTCCACGGTCTTTTTTAAGCATCTGGAGCGATAAAGCCAGGTTTAAAAGGTGGGAACTTCTCGGAAAACCTTCCGCAATCTGTGGGTTATAATTATAAGAATAATTGGCATCGAGGATTATTTTTTTAGGCCAGCGCAGGCTAAAATCAGATCCGATTGTATGCGAGTAGGTATTTACATTGTTGAAATTTACATCCTTATACCTGGTCATCTGTTTGGTAAAATTATACCTCGCGTTGATGCTTAATAACTCATTATAATTAAAGCTGATATTTTCACCCAAAGTGGTGTAAAAACTGTTTTCGAAACCTTCATCCGCATTAAGAATAAATGGCCTTTTGTTTAAATTCAGGTTTAGATTAGTATTAAAACCAACCTGCCATTTTTGAGACTTTTTTAACTGTTTGCCAAAATTTGCCCCCATGTATCCGTTGGCGCTCCCGTTCCGGTTTACATAAGTGGTGGTATTTACGCCTGCACTACTTAGTAGCGTTTGCTGAATTACCACATTATTACTGAAATTTAAGCCTGAATAGATATTGAAGTTGATCTGCTTGCTGTGGTTATATTTATAGAGATTGAAGTTTAAGTTCCTAACCCTTGATGGTACCAGATCTGGATTACCGGTTGTTTTATACAAGGAATTGTATTCGCGTACAATAGGCTGCAGCTGAGAAATACTTGGCAGCTCTAACCTTTCATCGTAGCTGAAAGATAAACTTGGCCCATCAAAGCGCATACTTGGGAAGAAATTATAAAACTTTTGGTTAATGTCATCATAACCGTAATGGAAGATGTTTTTTACATCATTTAGTTCTGCTTTAACTCCGAGCCTGATACTATAGTTTTTGTTTATTTTGTACAGTACCTGGGGGCGGATATTTTGTGTAAAAATATTGCGCTGTAAATCATTACTCAGGCTTACCTGTAAAATATCGTAGCTAGCGGTAAGTGGGTTTCTTTCTAAAATACTGAGCTGGTCTTTATTGCTGGAGTACTTGGAATAAGCATTCATTTCTAAGATCAGTTTTTCCATGATGATCGGATAGTTATAGGTGAGGGATAAATCAACTGTGCTCGATTTTCTCCAGCTATCCTCATAACGGTCCTGCCTCTCTGATTTTACATCAGCGGTATAGGAAACAATGTTATAAAGTGAGAATTTATCTCCTCCGTTGTTGTTTAACTGAGCAAAATGCGTAATATTTAATGATTCGCCTTTTTTCTTTAACCTGTGGTAATAATTGAAATTGTGTGAAAAACTGGTATTGTTTGCATTATACCTTGAGTCAAAAGCAGTTTCTATCAATTTTGGAAACGCGGTGTTGGAGCTGTTGCCAAAATTACTGTTGAGGTTATTGTCGCTGCCAAAATTAAATTTAGGTTCGTATCTGATTCTGTTAATGGTATCGGGCACCCATTCAATCAATCCGCTAATGGCATGTTTATCATTTTTATTATTGCTGTTGTTTTGCGAAAAGGATACAAGTTTGGTATCGGGCAGAAACTGCTCGTTATAATTTTGACCATTATAAATCCGCTCGGTGTGGGTATAAAAATAAACCAGGTTGAGTTTTAATTTTTTGCCATAATTGTTGTTGATATTAAAGCCGCCCGCAGCTACGTTTTCCATGCCGCCATAACCTCTGCCTCCAAATGTTCCATCGTAAAACTGCGATCCGCCCGAACGATCGAAGCCGCCCATAGAATATAAATCCTGACTAGAAAATCCTGTTTTATTAAGGTTATTGGCCAGGCCGATCAAACTGATCTGTAAAGTATCCCTGAAATTACTGAGAATACCAGCTGCTTCATAACGGTCTCTGCTACCCCCACCACCATAAATTTTACCTAAAGTGCTTTTCTTGATTTTGCTTTTCATCTTCAGGTTGATGATTTTGGCCACCTGTGTTTCGCTCACCAGGTGATCTGGATCGTTCTCCCGGTCATCATAAACCTGGATTTTATCAACTATATCTGCATCGAGGTTTTTGGTTGCGACTTTCGGGTCGTTGCCAAAAAATTCTTTTCCATCGATTAACAGTTTACTGATCGATTTACCATTTACCAGAATAGAGCCATCCACATTTACCTGTACACCGGGTAATTTCCGGAGCAATTCTTCTACAACGGCATTAGGCCGGGTTTTAAAAGCTTCAGTATTAAATTCGATCGTATCTTTTTTGATCACAACAGGTGATCTTTCCCCTTTAATCACTACTTCTTCGAGGTTATGGCCGGATAGTAAAACAGTGCCGAAATCTTTGATCACCTCTTTTTTCAGATCGAGTAACCTCCTGAATGTGGTATAGCCAACGTAGGATATAATTAGTTTGGTGGGTTTTTCGACGGGAATACCCGATAATTTGAAAACACCGTTTTTATCGGTAAGGGTATAAGAAATTAAGCTGGTATCTTTGGCATTTACAATGGCAACAGTGGCAAATTCTACTGGCGCTTTGGATGACGAATCGGCAACAATCCCTTTAACAGTGGTTTTGTTTTGCGCCATCAGGTTAAAACCCATTAAAATAAACAGGAGCAGGGTGAGAAGCTTGAGCATTTAGGTATTTGGTTGAGCTATAATTTGAAACGATTAGTTAAAACTAAATTACAGCATAATAACCAAAGATTTAGTTAAGAATTGTTAAATCATTTTAATCTGCTCCAGAGTTGCTTTTCGCGATTATTTTACCAGGTTTTCCAATAACCTGGCTTCAATGTCTTTAGCATTTAATAACAGTGCAGAGAATTGCGGATCGGATTTCACCAATAAAAATTTCCCGTTAGGGAGCACAATGGCAGAAGTGCCGCAGGTGGTAACCTCTTTAAATAACAGCTTTTTTAAAAATCCCGGATCAGTTTCTATTTCCAAACCTTTTGATTTGACCTGGCTAAAGCTTTCGCCCACCTCGCGGTATTGATAAATGGCAACCTTTGGCCTAGCTGCTGCTTTTTCGAGGATATTTTTTTGGAAAGTCCACCTTACATTATTCAAAAATTCAGGATTTTGATAGTTCAGGTCGTTCCAGCAAACATCTTTATTGAAATCATATTTAATGATGATGGTATCTTTTAGAGCAAGCCTTTCATTTTGTTTTAAGAAAGTATGCAGCGAATCGATTTGTGCATCGGTTAATGTACCCGCCTGATAACGTTTACTTTCGTCAACATACAATTTGGGAGAACAGGCATACATGAAAATGGAAAGAAAGAGAAATGTAAATAACTGAGATTTGATTTTAGGGATACGTTTCATTTATGCGAGCATTAATATTGTCTAATAAATTTATAACTAAAAATTTATTAGACAATATTTTTCAACAGAAAAGTTCGTCATTGCTGAGGCAAAGCAACGCAGAGTGAAAATCTACTTGGATAGATCTCTCGACTACGTTGCACTCCGCTCGAGATGAGGACGTTGACTGGAGTGATCTTTACAACTTTTCGGTCATTCAAATTTATCTCATGCAATAAATTATTCTTGATAATGACGAGCGCGGGATCAACTTAACCTTTCAAAATCTTAGCTTTCTCCGCATCAAATTCTTCCTGCGATAAAATTCCGGCATCCAGCAACTCTTTTAAATCTAATAAAGCCTGTTTTTTAGCAGCCATATCGTTTTTTGGTGCTACAGTAGGACTTTCTGTTGATGCTGTACTGGTAGCCTGTATATTTGAATTGGCCGCAGGACCGTATTTCAACAAGAGTTCGGTAATTTCATTAAAACCTTTAATATTCGAATAATCAATTGCCTTTTGTTCTTTAACATTCACGATGGATGGATCGGCAGCGTTTTCGAGTAAAAACTTAACCACATCTTTTTTACCGTTTGCAGCTGCATAATGTAAAGCGGTGTTTCCGCTTTCATCCTGAATATTAACATTGGCACCTTTTTCCAATAATAATTTCAACATGCTTAAATGACCGCTTTTGGCCGCAACATGCAACATGCTTTCGCCCCCGTAATTGTAGTTATTATCGAAGGAAAAACTGGCCGAAATGGAAATGTTATTAGCCGTTTCAACCCACTCGAGGTATGAATACATCGAATCGTCGTTGCCCGAAAGCGGTTTGGCATAATTTACATCCACACCATTGGCCAAAAATAAATCGACAATTTCTTTCTGGTTATTGGCG
Proteins encoded:
- a CDS encoding outer membrane beta-barrel protein, whose translation is MLKLLTLLLFILMGFNLMAQNKTTVKGIVADSSSKAPVEFATVAIVNAKDTSLISYTLTDKNGVFKLSGIPVEKPTKLIISYVGYTTFRRLLDLKKEVIKDFGTVLLSGHNLEEVVIKGERSPVVIKKDTIEFNTEAFKTRPNAVVEELLRKLPGVQVNVDGSILVNGKSISKLLIDGKEFFGNDPKVATKNLDADIVDKIQVYDDRENDPDHLVSETQVAKIINLKMKSKIKKSTLGKIYGGGGSRDRYEAAGILSNFRDTLQISLIGLANNLNKTGFSSQDLYSMGGFDRSGGSQFYDGTFGGRGYGGMENVAAGGFNINNNYGKKLKLNLVYFYTHTERIYNGQNYNEQFLPDTKLVSFSQNNSNNKNDKHAISGLIEWVPDTINRIRYEPKFNFGSDNNLNSNFGNSSNTAFPKLIETAFDSRYNANNTSFSHNFNYYHRLKKKGESLNITHFAQLNNNGGDKFSLYNIVSYTADVKSERQDRYEDSWRKSSTVDLSLTYNYPIIMEKLILEMNAYSKYSSNKDQLSILERNPLTASYDILQVSLSNDLQRNIFTQNIRPQVLYKINKNYSIRLGVKAELNDVKNIFHYGYDDINQKFYNFFPSMRFDGPSLSFSYDERLELPSISQLQPIVREYNSLYKTTGNPDLVPSRVRNLNFNLYKYNHSKQINFNIYSGLNFSNNVVIQQTLLSSAGVNTTTYVNRNGSANGYMGANFGKQLKKSQKWQVGFNTNLNLNLNKRPFILNADEGFENSFYTTLGENISFNYNELLSINARYNFTKQMTRYKDVNFNNVNTYSHTIGSDFSLRWPKKIILDANYSYNYNPQIAEGFPRSSHLLNLALSLQMLKKDRGQLKISVYDLFDQNISVSRYAYNNAVNISDREILKRYFLVTYQYKLNIFKGK